One genomic segment of Kiritimatiella glycovorans includes these proteins:
- a CDS encoding helix-turn-helix transcriptional regulator: protein MPDPLRDLEYINVGISTDREWTPGVKIPLHSGFHYILEGSYAVRAECFGARTLKRGDLLAVFADRLFMLEGRFRYLFLSIRGDGCVPFLRACGFTPEAPFCPGAPEEIYYPMHELLSGMHGGRRDHPFFFAARLMRIGEILRDRMMPADERRSTPPYAEQVRRVMEETEYRCEGVTEAAAHLAVSPDTLRRACRREMGVSAIEYLTRLRLERACKLLRKTSYKIAFIASACGYRSEKYFITAFRRRVGTTPARWRERHR, encoded by the coding sequence ATGCCCGATCCACTCCGCGATCTGGAATACATCAACGTCGGGATATCCACAGACCGCGAGTGGACCCCGGGGGTCAAAATCCCGCTGCACAGCGGATTCCATTACATTCTGGAGGGATCGTACGCCGTGCGCGCGGAGTGTTTCGGCGCACGCACGCTGAAGCGCGGTGATCTGCTGGCGGTGTTCGCGGATCGTCTGTTCATGCTCGAGGGTCGCTTCCGCTATCTCTTTCTCTCGATTCGCGGCGACGGATGTGTTCCCTTCCTGCGCGCCTGCGGGTTCACGCCGGAAGCACCCTTCTGCCCGGGGGCGCCGGAGGAGATCTACTACCCGATGCATGAGCTGCTCTCCGGTATGCACGGGGGTCGGCGCGATCACCCCTTCTTCTTCGCCGCACGCCTGATGCGGATCGGGGAGATCCTGCGTGACCGGATGATGCCTGCGGATGAACGGCGATCCACTCCCCCCTACGCCGAACAGGTGCGGCGCGTCATGGAAGAGACCGAGTACCGCTGCGAAGGGGTGACGGAGGCCGCCGCGCATCTCGCGGTCAGCCCCGACACGCTGCGCAGGGCCTGTCGACGCGAGATGGGCGTGTCGGCGATCGAATACCTCACCCGCCTCCGGCTCGAACGCGCCTGTAAGCTGCTGCGCAAGACCTCGTATAAGATCGCCTTCATCGCCTCCGCCTGCGGCTACCGAAGCGAAAAGTATTTCATCACCGCTTTCCGCCGTCGCGTGGGCACGACCCCGGCCCGGTGGAGGGAAAGACATCGGTGA
- the ltrA gene encoding group II intron reverse transcriptase/maturase — translation MTEEATEYYRIDDRLLPPKLAALRQKLSQKAKQEKRFRFYSLYGHIGRADTLLAAWKHVRANGGKEGPDGVTIEDIEQSQGGVEAFLADIERSLKDRTYRAGKVRRVYIQKVNGKLRPLGIPSVRDRVVQTATVLILEPIFEADFKDCSHGFRPERSAHDALKAIGQELRQGRCAVYDADLAGYFDSIPHDKLIACVQMRVTDRSVLKLIRMWLKAPVEETEKGKPPTVKRNDKGTPQGGVISPLLANIYLHWFDAVFYRKDGPARWAKAKLVRYADDFVVLARYIGPQLEAFIEAKIEGWLGLKINREKTRILDAREPGQTLDFLGYSFRYDRDLGGRPCRYWNLTPSRKALQRERDRLREMTGPEQCFKPLPTVIDELNMQMRGWANYFSLGYPRVAFRHVNGYVRQRLTRHAKRRSQRGYWPPEGMSYYAHFKNMGLIYL, via the coding sequence ATGACAGAAGAAGCGACGGAGTACTATCGCATTGACGACAGACTCTTGCCGCCGAAACTCGCCGCGCTGAGACAGAAGCTGAGTCAGAAGGCCAAACAGGAGAAGCGGTTTCGCTTCTACAGTCTCTATGGCCACATTGGCCGGGCCGACACTCTGCTGGCGGCATGGAAACATGTACGCGCTAACGGCGGAAAAGAAGGCCCCGATGGTGTGACCATCGAGGACATCGAACAGAGTCAAGGAGGAGTCGAAGCCTTCTTGGCGGATATTGAACGCAGCCTGAAGGATCGAACCTACCGTGCTGGAAAAGTGCGGCGGGTCTACATCCAGAAGGTGAACGGGAAACTCCGTCCCTTGGGAATACCCTCGGTGCGGGATCGGGTCGTGCAGACCGCTACGGTTCTGATATTGGAACCGATCTTTGAAGCTGACTTCAAGGACTGCTCCCATGGGTTCCGGCCTGAGCGCTCGGCGCATGATGCGTTGAAGGCGATTGGACAGGAGCTCCGGCAAGGGCGGTGTGCGGTGTATGATGCGGATCTGGCCGGCTATTTCGACAGTATTCCACACGACAAGCTCATCGCTTGTGTGCAGATGCGTGTCACCGACCGGTCCGTGCTGAAGCTGATCCGAATGTGGCTGAAAGCGCCGGTAGAGGAAACGGAGAAAGGCAAACCGCCGACCGTGAAGCGCAACGACAAGGGCACGCCGCAAGGCGGGGTCATTTCGCCGCTTCTGGCCAACATCTATCTGCACTGGTTCGATGCGGTGTTTTACCGCAAAGACGGACCGGCACGGTGGGCGAAGGCCAAACTGGTGAGGTACGCCGATGACTTCGTGGTCCTCGCCCGGTATATCGGTCCGCAACTCGAAGCGTTCATCGAAGCCAAGATAGAAGGGTGGCTCGGGCTGAAGATTAACCGGGAGAAAACCCGGATACTCGATGCTCGGGAACCGGGGCAGACGCTGGACTTTCTCGGATATAGCTTCCGCTATGACCGGGACCTCGGCGGACGCCCGTGCCGGTACTGGAACCTGACACCGTCGCGGAAAGCGCTCCAACGGGAACGTGATCGGCTTCGGGAGATGACCGGACCGGAACAATGCTTCAAACCTCTGCCGACGGTGATCGACGAACTCAACATGCAAATGCGAGGATGGGCAAACTACTTTTCGCTGGGTTATCCGCGTGTGGCATTCCGCCACGTCAATGGATACGTGCGACAGCGTCTCACGCGACATGCGAAACGACGCAGTCAGCGCGGCTACTGGCCCCCTGAAGGTATGAGCTACTACGCGCATTTCAAGAACATGGGACTGATCTACCTGTGA
- a CDS encoding LamG-like jellyroll fold domain-containing protein, producing MTPVTGQHDSTRSKNPTGFAGRVFLLWLLLAVSPAGAEVTPYVTDADTFALYHLDEPPGTASTTSGVVADSSGNGNDLFTTPASPFLDFFGPAGLDGAASLQTDRQFYRTSGVDFSAFNEQSFTLECWIHGHDESDGYQRGLMRLQADGEAILFGLQGGSLRFGAVVGGNYRAITSDTYDFDEDQWYHLAVTYEGDGGGDDSVVRFYVDPASEYGEPGLRAGTRLGGDHSYRDLNSFTGATTNEIHVGSWDGSQYYLRELDEVRISSAARDRFALATEPPGEPGIYDVTDYGAAPNDDTDDSAAFQAALDGALAYGGGIVHIPAGDYHVGTCASRRMDSCRLTLRGQGIGVTTIYATGTGGVFRVVSDRRGSQITVRDMTVLADRPGAGTAFDFWSAPGGNVHARALIMEAVDIRSADPSEDYFDIGINAFGVWRPLLQGVNVAGPYGPGVSTNLTDSSPLFAMQKGIVYDNCYGPAMQDCEVYSAHTGISCDNSDPAGAPEGGTYIGCSVESCRIGLHIYDKGHEPGLMIDGCRFRCRDTGILMEHRKLYQITSCQFVGMTGNSAYPYVDLDMDETYWGIISDCVFGTPTHGNRTMIRMRNGCYDTLIVDNRFVEPEGQALDIDGSCFRITTADNAFE from the coding sequence ATGACGCCGGTGACGGGTCAGCACGATTCGACCCGTTCGAAAAACCCGACCGGCTTTGCCGGCCGGGTTTTTCTTTTATGGCTCCTTCTCGCCGTCTCTCCGGCGGGGGCGGAGGTCACCCCCTACGTCACGGATGCGGACACGTTCGCGCTCTACCATCTCGACGAGCCGCCCGGAACGGCGAGCACGACGTCGGGCGTGGTGGCGGATTCCTCCGGAAACGGAAACGATCTGTTCACGACGCCCGCCTCGCCGTTCCTCGACTTCTTCGGTCCGGCGGGACTCGATGGCGCGGCGTCGCTCCAGACCGACCGGCAGTTCTACCGGACGAGCGGCGTGGACTTCAGTGCGTTCAACGAACAGTCGTTCACGCTCGAGTGCTGGATTCACGGGCACGACGAGAGCGACGGGTATCAGCGCGGATTGATGCGGCTTCAAGCCGACGGAGAGGCGATCCTCTTCGGCCTCCAGGGGGGCTCCCTGCGTTTCGGCGCCGTGGTCGGAGGAAACTATCGCGCGATCACCTCTGATACGTACGATTTCGACGAGGATCAGTGGTACCATCTCGCCGTGACCTATGAGGGAGACGGGGGCGGCGACGACAGCGTGGTGCGCTTCTATGTCGATCCCGCGTCCGAGTACGGCGAGCCGGGCCTGCGTGCGGGAACCCGCCTCGGCGGTGACCACTCGTATCGCGACCTCAACAGCTTCACCGGCGCGACCACGAACGAGATCCATGTCGGTTCATGGGACGGCTCGCAGTACTACCTCCGCGAACTCGACGAGGTGCGCATCTCCTCCGCCGCGCGCGACCGCTTTGCGCTAGCGACCGAGCCGCCCGGTGAACCCGGGATCTATGACGTGACCGATTACGGCGCGGCGCCCAATGATGACACCGACGACAGTGCGGCCTTCCAGGCGGCGCTCGACGGCGCGCTGGCGTACGGCGGCGGGATCGTGCACATCCCGGCGGGCGATTATCACGTCGGCACCTGCGCCTCCCGCCGGATGGATAGCTGCCGGCTCACATTGCGCGGTCAGGGAATCGGCGTGACCACGATTTATGCCACGGGCACGGGCGGCGTGTTCCGGGTCGTTTCCGACCGGCGCGGATCACAGATCACGGTGCGCGATATGACCGTACTCGCCGACCGCCCCGGCGCGGGGACGGCGTTCGACTTCTGGTCCGCACCCGGCGGCAATGTTCATGCCCGTGCCCTGATCATGGAGGCCGTCGATATTCGCAGTGCGGATCCGTCCGAGGATTATTTCGACATCGGGATCAATGCCTTCGGGGTCTGGCGCCCGCTGCTTCAGGGAGTGAATGTCGCCGGCCCCTACGGCCCCGGGGTCAGTACCAACCTCACCGACAGCTCGCCGTTGTTCGCGATGCAGAAGGGGATCGTCTACGACAACTGTTACGGTCCCGCAATGCAGGACTGTGAGGTCTACTCCGCGCACACCGGGATCTCCTGCGACAATTCCGATCCCGCCGGCGCGCCGGAAGGCGGGACGTATATCGGCTGTTCGGTAGAGAGCTGTCGCATCGGACTGCATATCTACGACAAAGGCCATGAACCGGGGCTGATGATCGATGGTTGCCGGTTCCGGTGCCGGGATACCGGGATTCTCATGGAGCACCGCAAGCTCTATCAGATTACGAGCTGCCAGTTTGTCGGAATGACCGGGAACAGCGCGTATCCGTACGTCGACCTCGACATGGATGAAACCTACTGGGGCATCATCTCCGACTGTGTGTTCGGTACCCCGACCCACGGGAACCGCACGATGATCCGTATGCGTAACGGGTGTTACGACACCCTGATCGTGGACAACCGGTTTGTGGAGCCCGAGGGCCAGGCGCTCGACATCGACGGTTCCTGCTTCCGGATCACCACTGCGGACAACGCGTTCGAGTAG
- a CDS encoding PEP-CTERM sorting domain-containing protein: MKKMMGWVVVLFALVAVTAMGADKYNNVWTGDAGDNDWNNDGNWWNSVSNNALAFLRGDNVDATPSVTNVNLSTADTVLGMRFQETTSTSSSNVSYRFGGAELTLDGSGTDAGLTELISWTGGGAGTQTFENSVVLNTINNANHQHIASSDGGGNLVFAGGLAQAGSSSSLGIYLYAGDVEISGGYDGSSKLTKIHDRAGAGILKFTGTGAWSGGGTVQVGTDATVLLAGDNTDSTRFAPGILHLLGGTLRLGNDEQVANGINVAFRDGDSVFDLDGNTETVASIAPFQIANFDSATIMMGDGGVLNLGNQTSGSIQTNLTIMEWNNGSDHIYVTGSMSSNDLALITFDGYDSGAFINDSDELLPTAIPEPATLGLFGATLGLFYLRRRMRG, translated from the coding sequence ATGAAAAAAATGATGGGATGGGTTGTCGTATTATTCGCCCTCGTGGCCGTAACGGCTATGGGCGCGGATAAATATAACAACGTATGGACCGGCGATGCCGGCGACAACGACTGGAATAACGACGGGAACTGGTGGAATTCGGTGAGCAATAACGCTCTTGCCTTTTTGCGCGGCGATAATGTGGATGCGACGCCCTCGGTGACCAACGTGAATCTGTCTACGGCGGACACGGTGCTCGGAATGAGATTTCAGGAAACCACTTCTACCTCATCCTCGAATGTGTCGTATCGATTCGGCGGAGCTGAACTGACCCTCGACGGCAGCGGCACCGATGCTGGGCTCACCGAATTGATCAGCTGGACCGGAGGAGGAGCGGGGACCCAGACGTTTGAAAACTCGGTCGTGCTCAATACGATCAACAACGCCAACCATCAACACATCGCGAGTTCAGACGGCGGTGGGAATCTGGTTTTTGCGGGCGGTCTCGCGCAGGCAGGTTCCTCATCGAGCTTGGGGATTTACCTCTATGCCGGCGATGTCGAAATCAGCGGTGGCTATGACGGATCCTCGAAGTTGACCAAAATTCATGACAGAGCTGGTGCCGGCATATTGAAGTTCACGGGAACCGGTGCATGGAGTGGCGGCGGCACGGTGCAGGTTGGGACGGATGCCACGGTGTTGCTAGCCGGCGACAACACCGACAGCACCCGTTTCGCTCCGGGCATTCTTCATCTCTTAGGCGGGACACTCCGGCTTGGCAACGATGAACAGGTGGCGAACGGGATCAATGTAGCGTTTCGCGACGGCGACAGCGTGTTCGATCTCGACGGAAACACCGAGACGGTCGCCTCGATCGCCCCCTTTCAGATTGCAAATTTCGACTCCGCGACGATCATGATGGGCGACGGCGGCGTGTTGAATCTCGGCAATCAGACGTCGGGATCCATTCAGACCAACCTGACGATCATGGAGTGGAACAACGGGTCGGATCACATCTACGTGACCGGATCGATGAGTTCGAACGACCTGGCGTTGATCACGTTCGACGGATACGACTCGGGCGCGTTCATTAACGACAGCGACGAACTGCTGCCGACCGCCATTCCCGAGCCGGCCACGCTCGGTCTCTTCGGCGCGACGCTCGGCCTGTTCTACCTGCGTCGCCGGATGAGAGGATGA